A region of Dehalococcoidales bacterium DNA encodes the following proteins:
- a CDS encoding diguanylate cyclase, which translates to KSGVTFDQICWEVINLIPKAWKYSGIACGEIILKGKVFRTDNDQDTRWNLSSDIKMHGIKVGVIKVSYLEKCPKLDEGPFRTEERLLLDVVAERLGKAVEQQETRQIMERSEHWYHLLADNVSDVIWTATMDLKFTYFSPSVTRMRGHTVEEAMAETLEKMLTPTSYIIAMSVLEEELLIEANPHKDLNRSRVLELEEYRKDGSSIWVEIKMSFLRDQGGKAVGILGVTRDITKRKLAEETIRQLAYYDTITGLPNRTLLYDRINMAIAQAERNREMLAVLVLDLDRFKDINDRFGHEVGDCLLKHVGTRITDILRKTDTAARMGGDEFVILLLSLTKVEYVSTIAEKITEAFRQPFVIDGQEVICTASIGIATYPHDGQDVDGLIKNADMAMYRAKERGRNRYEFSIKAH; encoded by the coding sequence AAAATCCGGCGTCACGTTTGATCAAATATGCTGGGAGGTCATTAACCTGATCCCCAAAGCCTGGAAGTATTCTGGCATTGCCTGCGGTGAGATTATCCTCAAGGGAAAGGTTTTCAGAACAGATAATGACCAGGACACTAGATGGAATCTTTCCTCAGATATAAAGATGCACGGGATAAAGGTTGGTGTTATCAAGGTATCGTATTTAGAAAAATGCCCAAAGCTTGATGAAGGACCATTCCGAACAGAAGAGAGGCTATTGCTGGATGTCGTTGCCGAGCGGTTGGGAAAAGCTGTCGAACAGCAGGAGACACGACAGATTATGGAACGGAGTGAGCATTGGTATCACCTCTTGGCCGACAACGTTTCCGATGTTATCTGGACAGCAACCATGGATTTGAAGTTTACCTACTTCAGCCCTTCTGTTACGAGGATGAGAGGTCATACGGTTGAAGAAGCCATGGCGGAGACATTGGAAAAGATGTTGACGCCGACATCCTATATAATCGCAATGAGCGTTTTGGAGGAAGAGCTGTTGATAGAGGCTAATCCCCATAAAGACCTGAACCGGTCGCGTGTGTTGGAACTTGAGGAGTATCGTAAAGACGGCTCCTCCATCTGGGTTGAGATTAAAATGAGTTTCCTACGGGACCAGGGCGGGAAGGCTGTAGGAATTCTTGGTGTCACGCGAGATATCACGAAACGGAAGCTGGCAGAGGAAACCATCCGTCAACTAGCCTACTATGACACGATTACTGGCCTGCCCAACCGCACACTGCTATATGACCGTATTAATATGGCAATAGCTCAGGCCGAACGGAACCGGGAAATGCTTGCCGTACTGGTGCTGGATTTGGATAGATTTAAGGATATCAATGATAGATTTGGACACGAAGTAGGGGATTGTCTCCTTAAGCATGTCGGCACACGAATAACAGATATCCTGCGTAAAACTGATACCGCTGCTCGAATGGGGGGCGACGAGTTTGTGATCCTTTTACTAAGCTTGACCAAGGTAGAATATGTGAGCACAATCGCAGAAAAAATTACGGAGGCTTTTCGTCAGCCATTTGTGATAGATGGCCAAGAAGTGATATGCACAGCCAGTATTGGAATTGCGACATATCCGCATGATGGTCAAGATGTCGATGGGTTAATCAAGAATGCTGATATGGCTATGTATCGTGCTAAGGAGCGAGGCAGAAATAGATACGAATTCTCCATAAAAGCGCACTAG